DNA sequence from the Pseudomonas tritici genome:
TGCGTAACCGCAAATACGACGAAGAGCTGCAAACCTGGCTGCGTCAGATCCGCGATGAAGCCTACGTTGAGAACAAGCTGCCAGGCGCCGAGCAAACAGGCACCGACCAGGCTACTCAGTGAAACCCCAGCGTTTCGCGGTGACACCCGGCGAGCCGGCCGGCATTGGTCCTGACCTGTGCCTGCTGCTCGCCTCGCAATCCCAGCCACACCCCCTGATCGCCATTACCAGCCGTGACCTGCTCCTCGAGCGGGCCGCGCAGCTGGGTGTGGCCGTCAATGTGCTGGACGTGGCGCCGGGTTACTGGCCCGACCTGCCCGCTCCCGCCGGCAGCCTGTATGTGTGGGACACCCCGCTGCAGGCCAAGGTAGTGGCCGGGCAACTGGACAAGGCCAATGCGGCGTTCGTGCTGGAAACCCTGACTCGCGCAGGGCAAGGCTGCATCGACGGCGACTTCGCCGGCATGATCACCGCCCCAGTGCACAAGGGCGTGATCAATGAGTCTGGCATCGCCTTTTCCGGCCATACCGAATTCCTTGCCGAGCTGACCCACACCGCTCAAGTCGTCATGATGCTGGCCACGCGCGGCCTGCGAGTCGCCCTGGTGACCACGCACCTGCCCCTGCGTGAGATTGCGGACGCCATCACTGCCGAACGTTTGGAGCGTGTGACGCGCATCCTGCATGCCGACCTGCAACAGAAATTCGGCATTGCCCAGCCGCGCATCCTGGTCTGTGGGCTCAACCCCCACGCGGGTGAAGGCGGCCACTTGGGCCATGAAGAAATCGACATCATCGAACCAACCCTGGAGCGTCTGCGCCAAGAAGGCATGGACCTGCGTGGCCCACTGCCTGCGGACACTCTGTTTACCCCCAAATATCTGGAGCACTGCGATGCAGTGCTGGCGATGTACCACGACCAGGGGCTGCCGGTGCTTAAATACAAAGGCTTCGGCGCCGCCGTCAACGTGACACTGGGCCTGCCGATCATCCGGACGTCCGTCGACCATGGCACCGCCCTGGACCTGGCGGGCAGCGGCAAGATCGATACCGGCAGCCTGCACGTGGCCCTGGAAACCGCCTATCAGATGGCCGAGACCCGTATATGACCGAGCATTACCAACACCGGGCGCGTAAGCGCTTCGGGCAAAACTTCCTGCACGACGCTGGCGTGATCGACCGTATCCTGCGCTCTATCCATGCCAAGCCCGAAGACCGCCTACTGGAAATCGGCCCGGGCCAGGGCGCACTGACCAAAGGCCTGCTTAACAGTGGCGGCCAACTGGATGTGGTTGAGTTGGACAAGGACCTGATCCCGATCCTCAACCAGCAGTTCGCCGACAAGCCCAACTTCAACCTGCATCAGGGCGATGCACTGAAGTTCGACTTCAACAGCCTCAACGCAGCGCCCAATAGCCTGCGGGTGGTGGGCAACCTGCCATACAACATCTCCACGCCGCTGATCTTCCACCTGCTGAACAACGCCGGGATCATCCGCGACATGCACTTCATGCTGCAAAAGGAAGTGGTCGAGCGCCTGGCTGCAGGGCCTGGTGGTGGTGATTGGGGTCGTTTGTCAATCATGGTTCAGTACCACTGCCGCGTCGAACACCTGTTCAACGTCGGGCCCGGCGCGTTCAACCCACCGCCGAAGGTCGACTCGGCCATCGTGCGCCTGGTGCCTCACGCCGTGCTGCCCCACCCGGCCAAGGATCACAAATTGCTGGAGCGAGTCGTGCGCGAAGCGTTCAACCAGCGCCGCAAAACCTTGCGCAATACACTCAAGAACCTGCTGAGCACCGCTGAAATCGAAGCTGCTGGCGTCGACGGCAGCCTGCGCCCCGAGCAACTGGACCTGGCGGCGTTCGTGCGCCTGGCCGACCAGCTTGCCATCCAGCCTGCGCCAGCCGCGGACTGAAGCCGGCCGTACCTGGGCCAGACACCATGTCTGGCCTAGTGCCCCGTTCTTGGCCTAGACTGACCCGCATCTGCTGTCCTCCGCTTTTGCTTTTAAGGCCTCTTGCATGTCCGATCCTCGCTACCAGATCGACGTCAGCGTCGTCACCCGCTTCCTGGCGGATCAATCGCAACCTGAACAAAACCGCTTCGCCTTTGCCTACACCATCACGGTGAAAAACAACGGGCTGGTGCCGGCCAAGCTGCTGTCCCGCCACTGGGTGATCACCGACGGTGACGGCCAGGTCGAAGAAGTACGCGGCGCAGGCGTGGTAGGCCAGCAACCGCTGATCGACATCGGCGCGAGCCACACCTACAGCAGCGGCACGGTGATGACCTCCAAAGTCGGCACCATGCAGGGCTCCTATCAGATGAAGGCCACCGACGGTAAATTGTTCGACGCCATCATCCCGCCCTTCCGCCTCGCCGTGCCCGGAGCCCTGCACTGATGGCGACCTACGCGGTCGGAGACCTGCAAGGGTGCCTGGAGCCCCTCAAGTGCCTGCTTGACCGCGTAGCCTTCGACCCAGCGAAAGATCGCCTGTGGCTGGTCGGCGACTTGGTCAATCGCGGTCCCGAGTCCCTGGCGACGTTGCGCTACTTATATAGCCTGCGCGATTCCTTGGTGTGCGTACTGGGCAACCACGACCTGCACCTGCTCGCGGCCGGCCGTAACATTGAGCGTCTGAAAAAGGGCGATACCCTGCGGGAAATCCTCGAAGCACCGGATCGCACCGAGTTGCTCGACTGGCTTCGCCGGCAAAAAATCCTGCATTACGACGAAGGCCGCAATATGGCCTTGGTCCATGCTGGCATCCCGCCCCAGTGGACACTGAAGAAAGCGCTCAAGTGCGCCGCGGAAGTCGAAAGCGCCCTGGCCGATGACAACCTGTACACCGCCTACCTCGACGGCATGTACGGCAACGAGCCAGTGAAGTGGGACAACGATCTCACCGGCGTTGCGCGCCTGCGGGTGATCACAAACTACTTCACGCGCATGCGCTTCTGCACCGCCGAGGGCAAGCTGGACCTCAAAAGCAAGGAAGGCGCCGACACCGCATTGCCAGGCTACAAACCCTGGTTCGCGCACAAGGACCGCAAGGCCCGCGACACCCAGATCATTTTCGGTCACTGGGCGGCCCTTGAGGGCAAATGCGATGAGCCCGGCGTGTTCGCCCTAGACACCGGTTGCGTGTGGGGCGGCGCCATGACCCTGATGAATATCGATACCGGCGAGCGCCAGAGCTGCCAGTGCGAATCGCCCCAACCTATCACCGCCAAGCCCTAGGAGCCCGCCATGAGCGAATTCAAACGTATCCCTCCCGAACAAGCCCAGGCCCTGCGCGAAAAAGGCGCCGTAGTGGTCGACATCCGTGACCAGCCGACTTATCTGGCGGCCCACATCCGCGGCGCCCAGCACCTGGACAACGTCAACATCGCCGATTTTATCCGTGCCGCCGACCTCGACGCGCCCGTGATCGTGGCGTGCTACCACGGCAACTCCAGCCAGAGTGCAGCAGCCTATCTGATCAGCCAGGGCTTCTCCGACGTCTATAGCCTGGACGGTGGCTTTGAACTGTGGCGCGCGACTTATCCTGCGGAAATTTCTTCAGGCAATTCGCAATAATTTTTTTCAAACCCCGCTACCCCGCGTGACGCTTGGGCTCGCGCCGTTTCTGACGAACGGCGCAGCCAAACTAATTGCGCATCGCGCCTTGACCTCTCCGATTCCGAACTATCCTTAAGCGCAGGCCATCCGAATCAGGGGAGAGCCGGTACACCGGCGTGCGGGTCATCGGTAGTGTTTCAGGGTGTTTGGGGGGAAAACAGTCATTGGCGTCTGCCAATGTCTGCCAGCATCGACTGATTGATCCGGCGTCGGCTCCACGTATCGAGCGAGGTGACGACGTCATGAGTATCTTTAGCCACTTCCAACAACGCTTCGCGTCCACACAGCAAGAAGAACTCACGCTGCAAGAGTATCTCGAGCTGTGCAAACAGGACCGCAGCACCTACGCGTCTGCCGCCGAACGCCTGCTACTGGCAATTGGCGAGCCGGAGCTGGTGGAAACCGCCAACAACTCGCGGCTGTCGCGAATATTCTCCAACAAGGTGATCCGCCGCTATCCGGCCTTTGAAGACTTCCACGGCATGGAAGAATGCATTGACCAGATCGTCTCCTACTTCCGCCACGCCGCCCAGGGCCTGGAAGAGAAGAAACAGATCCTCTACCTGCTGGGCCCCGTCGGCGGCGGTAAGTCGTCCCTGGCCGAAAAGCTCAAACAACTGATCGAGAAGGTGCCTTTCTACGCCATCAAGGGATCACCGGTCTTCGAATCGCCCCTGGGCCTGTTCAACGCCACGGAAGATGGCGCAATCCTCGAAGAAGACTTCGGCATCCCGCGCCGTTACCTCAACACCATCATGTCGCCTTGGGCCACCAAGCGCCTGGCCGAATTCGGTGGTGACATCAGCCAATTCCGCGTGGTGAAACTCTACCCGTCCATCCTCAACCAGATCGGCGTGGCGAAGACCGAACCGGGTGACGAGAACAACCAGGACATCTCGGCACTGGTGGGTAAGGTCGATATCCGTAAACTCGAAGAATTCCCGCAGAACGACGCCGACGCCTACAGCTATTCAGGCGCACTGTGCCGGGCCAACCAGGGCCTGATGGAGTTCGTGGAGATGTTCAAGGCACCGATCAAGGTGCTGCACCCCCTGCTCACCGCCACCCAGGAAGGCAACTACAACAGCACCGAAGGGCTGGGCGCGATTCCGTTCACCGGGATCCTGCTGGCCCACTCCAACGAATCGGAATGGCACACCTTCCGTAACAATAAGAACAACGAAGCCTTCATCGACAGGATCTACATCGTCAAGGTGCCGTACTGCCTGCGCGTCAGCGATGAAATCAAGATTTACGACAAACTGCTGTTCAACAGCTCCCTGGCCAAGGCCCATTGCGCACCCGACACCCTGAAGATGCTCGCCCAGTTCACTGTGCTGTCGCGCCTCAAGGAACCGGAGAACTCGAATATCTATTCGAAGATGCGCGTGTACGACGGCGAAAACCTCAAGGACACCGATCCCAAGGCCAAGTCGATCCAGGAATACCGCGACACGGCGGGTGTGGACGAGGGCATGAACGGCCTGTCGACGCGCTTCGCGTTCAAGATCCTGTCCAAGGTTTTCAACTTTGACCCCCACGAAATCGCTGCCAACCCGGTGCACCTGCTTTACGTGCTGGAACAGCAGATCGAACAGGAGCAATTCCAGGCGGAAACCCGCGAGCGCTACCTGCGCTTCCTCAAGGAGTACCTGGCGCCGCGCTACATCGAATTCATCGGCAAGGAAATCCAGACCGCGTACCTGGAGTCCTACAGCGAGTACGGCCAGAACATTTTCGACCGCTACGTGCTGTACGCCGACTTCTGGATCCAGGACCAAGAATACCGCGACCCGGAAACCGGCGAGATCCTCAACCGCGTCGCCCTCAACGAGGAGCTTGAGAAAATTGAAAAACCGGCCGGCATCAGCAATCCGAAGGATTTCCGCAACGAAATCGTCAACTTCGTGCTGCGCGCCCGGGCCAACAACAATGGCAAGAACCCGACCTGGCTCAGCTACGAGAAGCTGCGGGTGGTCATCGAGAAGAAAATGTTCTCCAACACAGAGGATCTGCTGCCGGTCATCAGCTTCAACGCCAAGGCCAGCAAGGAGGATCAGCAAAAGCACAACGACTTCGTCACACGAATGGTCGAGCGCGGCTACACCGACAAACAGGTACGGCTGCTCTCCGAGTGGTACCTGCGGGTTCGCAAATCGCAGTAAGGCAGCGACAGGCGTGCGCTGCCGGGCCCCAGGCCTGGCAGCTGACCGCTTGTCTCTAAGCTTCCAGCTCGCGGCTTGAAGCTTGTAACGTGAAGCTGCCCGGAGGGCTCCCCATGAGCTATGTGATCGACCGACGCCTCAATGGCAAGAACAAGAGCACGGTAAACCGCCAGCGTTTCCTGCGGCGTTACCGTGACCACATCAAAAAGGCCGTCGAGGAGGCTGTCAGCCGCCGCTCCATCACGGATATGGAGCATGGCGAGCAAATCAGCATCCCCGGACGGGACATCGACGAACCAGTGCTGCACCACGGCCGGGGCGGCAAACAAACCGTCGTGCATCCGGGCAACAAGGAATTCACCACCGGTGAGCACATCCAGCGCCCACAAGGCGGTGGCGGCGGTAAAGGCCCTGGCAAGGCGGGCAATTCCGGCGAAGGCATGGATGAGTTCGTGTTCCAGATTACCCAGGAAGAATTTCTCGAATTCATGTTCGAGGACCTGGAGCTGCCTAATCTGGTCAAGCGCAACTTGACCGGCACCGACACCTTCAAGACCGTGCGCGCCGGGATCAGCAACGAGGGCAACCCTTCCCGCATCAATATCATCCGTACCCTGCGCTCGGCCCATGCGCGGCGCATCGCCCTGTCAGGCAGCAGCCGCGCCAAACTGAGGGATGCCAAGGAAGAGCTGGCGCGACTGAAGCGTGAAGAACCGGACAACTTCGGCGATATCCAGGAAATAGAGGCGGAAATCGAGAAACTCAGCGCACGTATTCACCGCGTACCATTTCTCGACACCTTCGACTTGAAATACAACTTGCTGGTCAAACAACCCAACCCCAGTTCCAAGGCGGTGATGTTCTGCCTGATGGACGTGTCCGGTTCCATGACCCAGGCCACCAAGGACATCGCCAAACGCTTCTTTATCCTGCTTTACCTGTTTCTCAAACGGAACTACGACAAGATCGACGTAGTGTTCATCCGCCATCACACCAGCGCTCGGGAAGTTGACGAAGAGGAGTTTTTCTACTCGCGGGAAACCGGCGGCACTATCGTCTCCAGTGCCTTGAAGCTGATGCAGGAGATCATGGCCGAGCGCTACCCCGCCAATGAGTGGAACATCTACGCGGCCCAGGCTTCGGACGGTGACAACTGGAACGACGACTCGCCCATCTGCCGCGACATCCTGATCAACCAGATCATGCCATTCGTGCAGTACTACACTTACGTTGAAATCACCCCCCGTGAGCATCAGGCCCTGTGGTTCGAATACGAGCGCATCGGCGAAGCCTTTGCCGACACATTCGCCCAGCAGCAACTGGTCTCGGCCGGCGATATCTACCCGGTCTTCCGTGAACTCTTCCAGCGCAGGTTAGTGACATGACCGCCAAAAAAGAGCATAAGCGCCAACCCATATCCACGGGGTCCGAGTGGACCTTTGAACTGATCCAGGCCTATGACCGCGAAATCAGCCGCATCGCGGCGGGTTATGCCCTGGACACCTACCCCAACCAGATCGAAGTGATCACCGCCGAACAGATGATGGATGCGTATGCCTCTGTCGGCATGCCGTTGGGGTATCACCATTGGTCCTACGGCAAACACTTCCTCAGCACTGAAAAGTCTTACACCCGAGGCCAAATGGGCCTTGCGTACGAGATCGTGATCAACTCCGACCCGTGCATCGCCTACCTGATGGAAGAGAACACCATCTGCATGCAGGCGCTGGTGGTTGCGCACGCCTGCTATGGGCATAACAGTTTCTTCAAGGGTAACTACCTGTTCCGCACCTGGACCGATGCCAGTTCGATCATCGATTACCTGGTATTTGCCAAGCAGTACATCATGCAATGCGAGGAGCGCCACGGCATTGATGCGGTGGAAGACTTGCTCGACTCCTGCCATGCGCTGATGAACTACGGGGTCGACCGCTACAAACGCCCCTACCCGATTTCCGCCGAAGAAGAACGCCTGCGCCAGAAGGAACGCGAGGAACACCTGCAAAAGCAGATCAACGACCTGTGGCGCACTATTCCAAAACGTGCCGGTAAAAACAGCGACAAGGACAATGCGCGCTTCCCCGCCGAACCTCAGGAAAACATCCTGTACTTTCTGGAAAAACACGCACCACTGCTGGAACCGTGGCAACGGGAAATCGTGCGCATCGTGCGCAAGATCGCCCAGTACTTTTATCCACAGCGCCAGACCCAAGTGATGAACGAAGGCTGGGCGACGTTCTGGCACTACACGCTAATGAACGACCTGTACGACGAAGGCCTGGTCACTGACGGTTTCATGATGGAGTTCCTCACCTCCCACACCAGCGTGGTGTTCCAGCCGGGGTTCGACAGCCCGTACTACAGCGGTATCAACCCCTACGCACTGGGCTTCGCC
Encoded proteins:
- the pdxA gene encoding 4-hydroxythreonine-4-phosphate dehydrogenase PdxA, producing the protein MKPQRFAVTPGEPAGIGPDLCLLLASQSQPHPLIAITSRDLLLERAAQLGVAVNVLDVAPGYWPDLPAPAGSLYVWDTPLQAKVVAGQLDKANAAFVLETLTRAGQGCIDGDFAGMITAPVHKGVINESGIAFSGHTEFLAELTHTAQVVMMLATRGLRVALVTTHLPLREIADAITAERLERVTRILHADLQQKFGIAQPRILVCGLNPHAGEGGHLGHEEIDIIEPTLERLRQEGMDLRGPLPADTLFTPKYLEHCDAVLAMYHDQGLPVLKYKGFGAAVNVTLGLPIIRTSVDHGTALDLAGSGKIDTGSLHVALETAYQMAETRI
- the rsmA gene encoding 16S rRNA (adenine(1518)-N(6)/adenine(1519)-N(6))-dimethyltransferase RsmA, yielding MTEHYQHRARKRFGQNFLHDAGVIDRILRSIHAKPEDRLLEIGPGQGALTKGLLNSGGQLDVVELDKDLIPILNQQFADKPNFNLHQGDALKFDFNSLNAAPNSLRVVGNLPYNISTPLIFHLLNNAGIIRDMHFMLQKEVVERLAAGPGGGDWGRLSIMVQYHCRVEHLFNVGPGAFNPPPKVDSAIVRLVPHAVLPHPAKDHKLLERVVREAFNQRRKTLRNTLKNLLSTAEIEAAGVDGSLRPEQLDLAAFVRLADQLAIQPAPAAD
- the apaG gene encoding Co2+/Mg2+ efflux protein ApaG, which codes for MSDPRYQIDVSVVTRFLADQSQPEQNRFAFAYTITVKNNGLVPAKLLSRHWVITDGDGQVEEVRGAGVVGQQPLIDIGASHTYSSGTVMTSKVGTMQGSYQMKATDGKLFDAIIPPFRLAVPGALH
- a CDS encoding symmetrical bis(5'-nucleosyl)-tetraphosphatase, giving the protein MATYAVGDLQGCLEPLKCLLDRVAFDPAKDRLWLVGDLVNRGPESLATLRYLYSLRDSLVCVLGNHDLHLLAAGRNIERLKKGDTLREILEAPDRTELLDWLRRQKILHYDEGRNMALVHAGIPPQWTLKKALKCAAEVESALADDNLYTAYLDGMYGNEPVKWDNDLTGVARLRVITNYFTRMRFCTAEGKLDLKSKEGADTALPGYKPWFAHKDRKARDTQIIFGHWAALEGKCDEPGVFALDTGCVWGGAMTLMNIDTGERQSCQCESPQPITAKP
- the glpE gene encoding thiosulfate sulfurtransferase GlpE translates to MSEFKRIPPEQAQALREKGAVVVDIRDQPTYLAAHIRGAQHLDNVNIADFIRAADLDAPVIVACYHGNSSQSAAAYLISQGFSDVYSLDGGFELWRATYPAEISSGNSQ
- a CDS encoding PrkA family serine protein kinase codes for the protein MSIFSHFQQRFASTQQEELTLQEYLELCKQDRSTYASAAERLLLAIGEPELVETANNSRLSRIFSNKVIRRYPAFEDFHGMEECIDQIVSYFRHAAQGLEEKKQILYLLGPVGGGKSSLAEKLKQLIEKVPFYAIKGSPVFESPLGLFNATEDGAILEEDFGIPRRYLNTIMSPWATKRLAEFGGDISQFRVVKLYPSILNQIGVAKTEPGDENNQDISALVGKVDIRKLEEFPQNDADAYSYSGALCRANQGLMEFVEMFKAPIKVLHPLLTATQEGNYNSTEGLGAIPFTGILLAHSNESEWHTFRNNKNNEAFIDRIYIVKVPYCLRVSDEIKIYDKLLFNSSLAKAHCAPDTLKMLAQFTVLSRLKEPENSNIYSKMRVYDGENLKDTDPKAKSIQEYRDTAGVDEGMNGLSTRFAFKILSKVFNFDPHEIAANPVHLLYVLEQQIEQEQFQAETRERYLRFLKEYLAPRYIEFIGKEIQTAYLESYSEYGQNIFDRYVLYADFWIQDQEYRDPETGEILNRVALNEELEKIEKPAGISNPKDFRNEIVNFVLRARANNNGKNPTWLSYEKLRVVIEKKMFSNTEDLLPVISFNAKASKEDQQKHNDFVTRMVERGYTDKQVRLLSEWYLRVRKSQ
- a CDS encoding YeaH/YhbH family protein, producing MSYVIDRRLNGKNKSTVNRQRFLRRYRDHIKKAVEEAVSRRSITDMEHGEQISIPGRDIDEPVLHHGRGGKQTVVHPGNKEFTTGEHIQRPQGGGGGKGPGKAGNSGEGMDEFVFQITQEEFLEFMFEDLELPNLVKRNLTGTDTFKTVRAGISNEGNPSRINIIRTLRSAHARRIALSGSSRAKLRDAKEELARLKREEPDNFGDIQEIEAEIEKLSARIHRVPFLDTFDLKYNLLVKQPNPSSKAVMFCLMDVSGSMTQATKDIAKRFFILLYLFLKRNYDKIDVVFIRHHTSAREVDEEEFFYSRETGGTIVSSALKLMQEIMAERYPANEWNIYAAQASDGDNWNDDSPICRDILINQIMPFVQYYTYVEITPREHQALWFEYERIGEAFADTFAQQQLVSAGDIYPVFRELFQRRLVT
- a CDS encoding SpoVR family protein; the encoded protein is MTAKKEHKRQPISTGSEWTFELIQAYDREISRIAAGYALDTYPNQIEVITAEQMMDAYASVGMPLGYHHWSYGKHFLSTEKSYTRGQMGLAYEIVINSDPCIAYLMEENTICMQALVVAHACYGHNSFFKGNYLFRTWTDASSIIDYLVFAKQYIMQCEERHGIDAVEDLLDSCHALMNYGVDRYKRPYPISAEEERLRQKEREEHLQKQINDLWRTIPKRAGKNSDKDNARFPAEPQENILYFLEKHAPLLEPWQREIVRIVRKIAQYFYPQRQTQVMNEGWATFWHYTLMNDLYDEGLVTDGFMMEFLTSHTSVVFQPGFDSPYYSGINPYALGFAMYRDIRRMCEHPTEEDRHWFPEIAGTDWLSTIKFAMSSFKDESFILQYLSPQVIRDLKLFSIMDDDLKDDLLVPAIHDEPGYRTIRETLAAQYNLGNREPNVQIYSIDVRGDRSLTLRHQQHDRKPLGESTEEVLKHLHRLWGFDIHLETLQGDQVMKTHHVPPRSEHGDNDYGRLDLAVVHL